The Salvelinus sp. IW2-2015 linkage group LG32, ASM291031v2, whole genome shotgun sequence genome includes the window ggagagcaggtagtttgccccaagtgatgcgttgtgcagacctcactaccctctagagagccttacggttgtgggcggagcagttgccgtaccaggaggtgatacagcccgacaggatgctctcgattgtgcatctgtagaagtttgtgagtgcttttggtgacaagctgaatttcttcagcctcctgaggttgaggcgctgctgcgccttcttcacaacgctgtctgtgtgggtggaccaattcagtttgtccgtgatgtgtacgccgaggaacttaaaacttactaccctctcactactgtcccgtcgatgtggataggggggtgctccctctgctgtttcctgaagtccacaatcatctcctttgttttgttgacgttgagtgtgaggttattttcctgacaccacactccgagggccctcacctcctccctgtaggccgtctcatcgttgttggtaatcaagcctaccactgtagtgtcgtccgcaaacttgatgattgagttggatgcgtgcatggccacgcagtcgtgggtgaacagggagtacaggagagggctcagaacgcacccttgtggggccccagtgttgaggatcagcgggggggagatgttgttacctaccctcaccacctgggggcggcccgtcaggaagtccagttgcacagggcggggtcgagacccagggtctcgagcttgatgacgagtttgagggtactatggtgttaaatgctgagctgtagtcgatgaacagcattctcatgtaggtattcctcttgtccagatgggttagggcagtgtgcagtgtggttgcgattgcgtcgtctgtggacctattggggctgtaagcaaattggagtgggtctggggtgtcaggtagggtggaggtgatatggtccttgactagtctctcaaagcacttcatgatgacggaggtgagtgctacggggcgatagtcatttagctcagttaccttagctttcttgggtacaggaacaatggtggccctcttgaagcatgtgggaacagcagactgggataaggattgattgaatatgtccgtaaacacaccagccagctggtctgcgcatgctctgaggacgcggctggggatgccgcctgggcctgcagccttgcgagggttaacatgtttaaatgttttactcacgtctgctgcagtgaaggagagtccgcaggttttggtagccggtcgtgtcagtggcactgtattgtcctcaaagcgagcaaagaagttatttagtctgtctgggagcaagacatcctggtccgcgacggggctggttttctttttgtaatccatgattgactgtagaccctgccacatacctcttgtgtctgagccgttgaattgcaactctactttgtctctatactgatagTTTAATAGTAAATATGTAAATGGTCAAATTTACAATATTTGAATTGTGACAGTTGGCAGAATCATTCAGTATATGTTGCCTTTCTTGCTGTTGATCGATAATGTTCACTGTGCCTTCCTCCCTCTTGAGTCCAAGGAGGAGATAGAGGTTAACGGTGCAATGTCAGCATGATCAAATCCAATAACTAATTCGCTTAAAAGAGAATTACATGAAAAACAACAGAACATGTAAACAGTCTCTAATCACTTTAATTACAGTGCTTTTCTCCAAAATATTTAAGCTGAAATaactttacattaaaaaaaaaaagtttagacAAAAGTTCTGCTAAAGAGATTGTTTCAACAAAAGGTTCAGGCAATCAGTTTTTATCCAACGCCTTGCTTTAAAAGAAAGACTAAGGGTCCATAGCACTCTGGTGGAATAACACCCAAAACCTTTTGATGAGCACAAAAGGTTTGTAATGGAACAGCATGTTTCTTTGACATGAGAACAAAAGTATCCCCTCAGAACTTAGCCAAGGACAACATGAGCTACGAAGGACAAAAAAATACTAGCGCCCACTAAGTAAAAAATATGGAGTTCATACATATTTCATATTGCCACTGATGCATGCCTTTTTCCAAAACTATTAATATACTTTTATCATTCTCAATAAAAAGGGATGAAAACAAGGTGTTCAGGTCATGATGGAGGACATCAGAATACAACTGCTTTTGTCATATCAGAGCATCATACAGCATATACCTTGAGTGCTGGGGTAAACAACCAGGTGTCTGCGATGGGGGttcaatgtttttatgaatatcgctAGCAACAACAGACTAAACATATTTTGAATgacatacctacagtagaaaagaggaAAATATCTTGTATCTaatgatgtcaactttatttctcCACTCCTAATATTGAAcaaattacactcactggagtatctgacataggctttgaaaaaTAGGCTACCAGTGTGGCAAGTGCTACTGGCTGCTGGTAAGTGTTTttgacttggacatacatttttgccaacCCATGGATAGCAAGCTAAACAGTTGCGCTTAGCGAAAGTGTCTGcagttacctttctagctaataggctatgttagagtttacacttcctcttccaattataaatgtggggaggtcaaactaatgaaaaaaaacatttaccaaatctattcatttcaaaatgttttgattaCTTTGCCTTGACATTCACCTGATAAGACATGAGGAAAAAATGTTTTGGCTAACATAATGGGAGTCCCTGGTTCAgcggtttgcctgggagggggtccctgggaAGGataaggttgaagacccctgagTTACAAGGTTGTTGTGACACTAAGTCATTGTGATGGTGATGTTGAGGACATCAAGGTATCCCAACCCTTGAGCACCTGCAGCTGACAAGAGTAATGAAAATGCTTATGTAGACAAAAATGTTTAACAATCAATTAGCTAGTCCCGCTGACAATCAATGTGTTTGAGATATTAGATTCTGCACAGAACATGGATTATAGCAAATGGATAGGCAGGAATTCTGCTCCTCTAGGCATTGAGAAAATCTGTTGATTTGCACACAATCTGTATCTTGAACATGCATTTGTCCAACATACAGACCATATCATGCACTTTTTTGCTATTAAATTCAGGCTCACTGCGACAAAGGCAGTACACATGATTAACCTGAGCCACTTTCATACATCATAATGCAGACCAGACAGCATCTCTGTCCATCACAAAGCAGGTGAATGATGAGATTCATGGAGGAACATAGTTACTCTGCATGGCAGCCACTTCTCAATGAAAGCCAACATGATGACACACAACAAAAGTGTCAACAAGAGTTTGACTTTGAAGCCCACGGACCTCTGTTTTAGGCTTCATCTCAATAACATTATCTTCAGTGTTTTGCTAAATGGTATTTTGGGGGGAGCAGGATATTGTAGCCTTCAGAGGTGTTAAACCATAATTGTTGCAAGTAGTACATCTGTATGTATGATTAATTCAGGAGAAACACTCCTTTCAGTAAAAATGACCAGCAAACTTATGTAAAAAAGTCATTAAACATAGGGTCCCATCAATTACTTTTTGCCTCCATTTTCTATTTACTAGACATGTATATGTCTGCCCAAGGGTCAAGAGGAGGAAATAAccaaggtggatttttaaagtcTGCAATAAGCTGCCTCTTAAACCCCCCACCACCCAAAACAAGACTATTTACATTAAAtaagaaacccagacagctttccATGATTGGGTTATTATCCTCCCTGGCCCATATGGTGTATTGTTGTAACGAGAGATGAGAAATGAGGGCAGCTTTCCAGTAGGTACTTTTGACAAAAGTAACTTAATTTTCAACATCAGAAGAGTACAAAGCAAAGATAGAGAGAAGATACAGTGTTacacttttcacactactgagccgagCAGAGCTGTACTGCGCCAGCCTGGTAACTCTTCTACCACACAGTTGCTAGAACCGTGCAGGAAAGGACAACATGAAAGAAAATCATCTGAGCCACCGTACGGTTTGAGTCGGCACGATAGAGTGAAAAGGGTATATGTGAGTTGAGGAGGACAGTGGATTATGATGATTAGGCCTATTTCTGGTTTTTTAACTGATTAGACAACCAATCCAGTCCTTCATAGAGACCGTCTCCGCTGGTGGCACAGGTGGCCTGGATGTACCAGTTTCTATGGCGAAGGGAGTGCAGTCCCAGCTTGTCTGTGAGTTCGGCCGCATTCATAGCATTTGGGAGGTCCTGAAAAGAGAAGTTGTCCCATAATGAGACAAAAGCCAAGCCAGGGAAGGACATCCAAAGTATATAACAGGTGTAttgtcctttctattttattaataCAAAAAAAGCAAGTCGGAGGCTTTTTACTTTCACACAATGGACAGGTGAAAAATGTAGGAGTACCTGTTTGTTAGCGAATACTAATAAGACTGCCTCTCGTAGTTCATCCTCTGCCAACATTCTCATCAGTTCTTCGCGGGCTTCATTCACTCGCTCTCTGTCATTGCTGTCCACAACGAAGATGAGACCTGAAACAcaccaaaagaaaaacattttgagTCAACATCTCTAGTCTGTTGGTCCCCCTTTGACAGGAGTAAAATTACTTGCTGTCAGCACATCTTACCCTGAGTGTTCTGGAAATAGTGACGCCACAACGGTCGAATTTTGTCTTGACCACCGACATCCCACACTGTAAAACTTATGTTCTTGTACTCGACTGTCTCAACATTAAAACCTGAGTTGAAGAAAGAAGACATTAATAACCCGCACAATCTATTTGATGCAACAAGTGAACATGTGCAGGGGGAAATTGTGTTGTTTttagttatatatttttaaatagtcTCAACGTTACACAAAATATGATATTCATACAAACTGGGCTGACAACACTTAGGCCTACATGCCACCACCAGTGCTACTACTTACCTATAGTTGGAATGGTAGTTACAATTTCTCCAAGTTTGAGTTTGTACAGGATTGTTGTTTTACCAGCAGCATCGAGACCCACCATGAGGATCCTCATCTCTTTCTTGCCAAATGCTTTAAAGAGGCTTGCAAATAAATTCCCCATAGTGAAAGACGGATTCAACTTTGGCAGTAGGAATACTAGAAGAGAACAAGAGGAACACCGTTTTGTAAccgtcagtgtgtagttgtgcaCTGCCAAATACAGAAGGTTAACCCATCTTATAAACTAATTGAATTGTTTAATATACCTAGTATATCAACTTTCTGCCAACTATGTTGGTTGATTAGTTAGCAATATAACTAAAAACAAGAAGCTAGTTTACTAACCATATAGTTCGCGTCAACGCTTAGAtagctgctagctaacgttacacaaATCCTTTCATAAACTAACCAGTTGGATAAATTAAGATAATAACCATCGCGTTGAAAACTGTCTTGCAGTGAAAGACAACTGGCTATTACGTTAGCTATATCGAAAGACCACTAAGTTAGCTCTCTAATAGATAACTAGCTGACTGTTTTGCTAGCTTTAGCAAGCGGCGCCAAGCTAGCCTAACCAGCCATCTGGCAAGTTTTTTTCAGACCTTTTTAACTAGCTAGACCCCAGGAAATGAGACCCCTTTACGTTATATAGCTAAGCAGCTAAATACAATGTATGTGACTATTATCATATTCAAACAACATCAAGCGTA containing:
- the arf1 gene encoding ADP-ribosylation factor 1, whose translation is MGNLFASLFKAFGKKEMRILMVGLDAAGKTTILYKLKLGEIVTTIPTIGFNVETVEYKNISFTVWDVGGQDKIRPLWRHYFQNTQGLIFVVDSNDRERVNEAREELMRMLAEDELREAVLLVFANKQDLPNAMNAAELTDKLGLHSLRHRNWYIQATCATSGDGLYEGLDWLSNQLKNQK